A part of Myxococcus landrumus genomic DNA contains:
- a CDS encoding RluA family pseudouridine synthase, translated as MASSEQAAPGASASVPEGFVDIPFVVEPNYAGWRLEDYLGQKLRRMPRERLAGIILRGVHCDERRLKPSTPVYPGMAFRLRRPGSDEPETPTELPVVSQDDWLLVLDKPAGLPIHPTARYHKGTLVSILRERFGERFAEPAHRLDRETSGLVVCGRTTEACRVLGRLFVSRDVHKEYLAICEGHPREDSFVVDAPIAEGTELIRIAVRIDPVEGKPSRTRFEVLQRFSRDNAPFALLRCFPETGRQHQIRIHLREAGCPLVGDKMYGPDPGYFDRFSKHSLEPEAWARLRLPRHALHAARIVFPHPGTGQEVSFEAPLPADLTDFISGAPPPPN; from the coding sequence ATGGCCTCCTCTGAGCAGGCGGCTCCTGGTGCGAGTGCCTCCGTTCCCGAGGGCTTCGTCGACATCCCCTTCGTCGTGGAGCCCAACTACGCGGGCTGGCGCCTGGAGGACTACCTGGGCCAGAAGCTGCGCCGCATGCCTCGCGAGCGGCTGGCCGGCATCATCCTTCGCGGGGTGCACTGCGATGAGCGGAGACTGAAGCCCTCCACTCCCGTGTATCCCGGCATGGCGTTCCGCTTGCGTCGCCCTGGCAGCGACGAACCGGAGACTCCCACCGAGCTCCCCGTGGTGTCGCAGGACGATTGGCTGCTGGTCCTCGACAAGCCCGCGGGCCTGCCCATCCATCCGACCGCGCGGTACCACAAGGGGACGCTCGTCTCCATCCTGCGCGAGCGCTTCGGTGAGCGCTTCGCCGAGCCCGCGCACCGACTGGACCGGGAGACGAGTGGACTCGTCGTGTGCGGCCGCACCACCGAAGCATGCCGGGTCCTGGGCCGACTCTTCGTCTCGCGCGACGTGCACAAGGAGTACCTCGCAATCTGCGAAGGACATCCCCGCGAGGACTCGTTCGTCGTGGATGCGCCCATCGCGGAAGGCACCGAGCTCATCCGCATCGCCGTGCGCATCGACCCCGTGGAGGGCAAGCCCAGCCGCACCCGGTTCGAAGTGCTCCAGCGCTTCTCTCGCGACAATGCTCCCTTCGCCCTGCTGCGCTGCTTTCCGGAGACAGGGCGACAGCACCAGATTCGCATCCACCTGCGTGAAGCGGGCTGCCCCCTCGTGGGCGACAAGATGTACGGCCCGGACCCGGGCTACTTCGACCGCTTCAGCAAGCACTCCCTGGAGCCCGAGGCATGGGCTCGACTGAGGCTGCCTCGCCATGCGCTGCATGCCGCGCGCATCGTGTTCCCTCATCCCGGTACTGGTCAGGAGGTCTCGTTCGAAGCTCCGCTTCCCGCCGACCTCACGGACTTCATCTCGGGGGCACCCCCGCCACCGAATTAA
- the wecB gene encoding non-hydrolyzing UDP-N-acetylglucosamine 2-epimerase has protein sequence MKKVLHIVGARPNFMKVAPIYRAIAARTSLQQVLIHTGQHYDAKMSDVFFSDLGLPTPDEHLGIGSGSHAQQTARMMVELETVFLSHQPDIVSVVGDVNSTIAAALVASKLAIPLAHVEAGLRSHSRHQPEEINRIVTDRLSDLLLTPSRDADANLLKEGLDSSRIHLVGNVMIDSLLTSKEKAEQLPVLKGLGVEPRGYAVCTLHRPSNVDDPKVMGGLLSALAHVASRLPVIFPVHPRTRKMIAEQDLGSYFERSPNLRPVDPMGYLEFLSLTSQARLVLTDSGGLQEETTALGVPCLTLREQTERPITVEQGTNEVVGTDPDRIREAADRALSGQGKKGRVPEFWDGRSGERIADVFARFLNDSRAATRLAVSA, from the coding sequence ATGAAGAAGGTCCTCCATATCGTCGGCGCGCGCCCCAACTTCATGAAGGTCGCGCCCATCTACCGTGCCATCGCCGCGCGGACCTCGCTCCAACAAGTGCTCATCCACACGGGGCAGCACTACGACGCGAAGATGAGTGATGTCTTCTTCTCCGACCTCGGCCTGCCGACGCCGGATGAGCACCTGGGCATCGGCTCGGGCAGCCATGCGCAGCAGACGGCTCGGATGATGGTGGAGCTGGAGACCGTCTTCCTCTCGCACCAGCCGGACATCGTCTCCGTCGTGGGCGACGTGAACAGCACCATCGCCGCGGCGCTGGTGGCGTCGAAGCTGGCGATTCCCCTGGCCCATGTCGAGGCGGGCCTGCGCAGCCACTCCCGGCACCAGCCGGAGGAAATCAATCGCATCGTCACCGACCGGCTGTCGGACCTCCTGCTCACGCCGTCGCGCGACGCGGATGCGAATCTGCTCAAGGAGGGATTGGACTCGTCGCGCATCCACCTGGTGGGCAATGTGATGATCGACTCACTGCTCACCTCGAAGGAGAAGGCGGAGCAGCTCCCCGTGCTGAAGGGGCTGGGCGTGGAGCCGCGTGGCTATGCGGTGTGTACGCTCCACCGTCCATCCAACGTGGACGACCCGAAGGTGATGGGTGGGCTGCTCTCCGCGTTGGCCCATGTGGCTTCGCGACTGCCTGTCATCTTCCCGGTGCATCCGCGCACGCGGAAGATGATTGCCGAGCAGGACCTGGGCTCCTATTTCGAGCGCAGCCCGAACCTGCGCCCCGTGGACCCCATGGGGTATCTGGAGTTCCTCTCGCTGACGTCGCAGGCCCGGCTCGTCCTCACGGACTCGGGTGGGCTCCAGGAGGAGACCACCGCGCTGGGCGTGCCGTGCCTCACCTTGCGTGAGCAGACCGAGCGCCCCATCACCGTGGAGCAGGGGACCAACGAAGTTGTTGGGACAGACCCGGACCGCATCCGTGAGGCCGCGGACCGCGCGCTCTCGGGGCAGGGCAAGAAGGGGCGTGTCCCCGAGTTCTGGGATGGACGCTCGGGGGAGCGCATCGCGGACGTCTTCGCGCGCTTCCTCAATGACTCGCGAGCCGCTACTCGCCTCGCTGTGTCTGCCTGA
- a CDS encoding crotonase/enoyl-CoA hydratase family protein: MSTSDPRISLEARGHLALIGIHRPEKRNAFDVGMLRGLSSAMTEADRNPDVRCMVLFAVGDHFSAGLDLASVAPVFASGEPLYAEGFIDPWGITGAARTKPLIIAAQGLCLTLSIELILAADITVASEDARFAQIEIKRGIFPFGGATLRFPQRVGWGNAMRWLLTGDEFDAREAHRMGLVQEVVERGRHLERALALAETVAKQAPLGVQATLASARQALTEGPDAAARALLPRLLALVGSEDAAEGVQSFIERREARFTGK, encoded by the coding sequence ATGAGCACATCGGACCCTCGCATCAGCCTGGAAGCGCGTGGACACCTCGCGCTCATCGGCATCCATCGCCCGGAGAAGCGCAATGCCTTCGATGTCGGCATGCTGCGCGGACTCTCGTCGGCGATGACCGAGGCGGACCGCAACCCCGACGTGCGCTGCATGGTCCTCTTCGCGGTGGGAGACCACTTCTCCGCGGGCCTGGACCTGGCGAGCGTCGCTCCCGTGTTCGCCAGCGGCGAGCCGCTCTACGCGGAGGGCTTCATCGACCCGTGGGGCATCACCGGCGCCGCGAGGACCAAGCCCCTCATCATCGCGGCCCAGGGGTTGTGTCTCACGCTGTCCATCGAGCTCATCCTCGCGGCCGACATCACCGTGGCCTCCGAGGACGCTCGCTTCGCGCAGATTGAAATCAAGCGCGGCATCTTCCCGTTCGGCGGTGCCACACTGCGCTTCCCGCAACGCGTGGGGTGGGGCAATGCCATGCGCTGGCTGCTCACTGGCGACGAGTTCGACGCGCGCGAGGCGCACCGCATGGGACTGGTGCAGGAAGTCGTCGAGCGGGGCCGCCATCTCGAGCGGGCGCTGGCCCTGGCGGAGACGGTGGCGAAGCAGGCTCCGCTGGGCGTGCAGGCGACACTCGCGTCCGCGCGCCAGGCCCTGACCGAGGGGCCCGACGCGGCGGCTCGCGCACTGCTGCCCCGGTTGCTGGCGCTCGTGGGGTCGGAGGATGCCGCCGAGGGCGTCCAGTCCTTCATCGAGCGACGCGAGGCCCGCTTCACCGGCAAGTGA
- the purF gene encoding amidophosphoribosyltransferase — protein MCGIFGITGHVEASNLTYLGLHALQHRGQESAGIVASDGHGLRAHRQMGLVADIFDAPVLAGLPGQSAIGHVRYSTAGGSQLKNAQPLFVQYAGGQCAIAHNGNLVNAAALKEKLEADGAIFQSDADTEVILHLLARSKQATFEQKLVEALRKVEGAYSLLVLTENKLVAVRDPLGIRPLVLGRMKEGAYVLASETTALDLIEADTVRELEPGEVLVIENGVLRTSKPFAEPARLGRCIFEQVYFARPDSVLFGKSVYEVRKRMGMQLAREQPVPGADLVIAVPDSGVAAAIGYSQQSGIPYDVGLIRSHYVGRTFIEPQQSIRHFGVKLKLSAVKHVLKGKRVVVVDDSIVRGTTSRKIVKMLKAAGATEVHLRISSPPTKWPCFYGIDTPSRQELIAASHSTDEIARYVTADSLGYISIEGLGEAVGDADRGSFCTACFSGQYLLGEMAPGAQEQSKLIA, from the coding sequence ATGTGCGGCATCTTCGGAATCACGGGACACGTTGAGGCCTCCAACCTGACGTACTTGGGGCTGCACGCCCTGCAGCATCGCGGGCAGGAGTCCGCGGGTATCGTCGCCTCGGATGGCCACGGCCTCCGAGCTCACCGCCAGATGGGCCTGGTCGCGGACATCTTCGACGCGCCAGTGCTCGCCGGCCTGCCTGGCCAGTCCGCCATCGGCCACGTCCGTTATTCGACGGCGGGCGGCAGCCAGTTGAAGAACGCACAACCGCTCTTCGTGCAGTACGCGGGGGGGCAGTGCGCCATCGCGCACAACGGCAACCTCGTCAACGCGGCCGCGTTGAAGGAGAAGCTGGAAGCCGACGGAGCCATCTTCCAGTCGGACGCGGACACAGAAGTCATCCTGCATCTGCTGGCGCGCTCCAAGCAGGCGACCTTCGAGCAGAAGCTCGTGGAGGCGCTGCGCAAGGTGGAGGGCGCCTACAGCCTGCTGGTGCTGACGGAGAACAAGCTGGTCGCGGTCAGGGACCCGCTGGGCATCCGGCCGCTGGTGCTGGGGCGGATGAAGGAAGGCGCGTACGTGCTCGCCAGCGAGACGACCGCGCTGGACCTCATCGAGGCGGACACCGTGCGCGAGCTGGAGCCGGGCGAGGTGCTCGTCATCGAGAACGGCGTGCTGCGCACGAGCAAGCCCTTCGCGGAGCCCGCGCGACTGGGACGCTGCATCTTCGAGCAGGTGTACTTCGCGCGTCCGGACTCGGTGTTGTTCGGCAAGAGCGTGTACGAGGTGCGCAAGCGGATGGGCATGCAGCTGGCGCGCGAGCAGCCGGTGCCTGGGGCGGACCTGGTCATCGCGGTGCCGGACTCGGGTGTGGCGGCGGCCATCGGCTACTCGCAGCAGAGCGGGATTCCGTATGACGTGGGCCTCATCCGCAGCCACTACGTGGGCCGCACGTTCATCGAGCCGCAGCAGTCCATCCGTCACTTCGGCGTGAAGCTGAAGCTGTCGGCGGTGAAGCACGTGCTCAAGGGCAAGCGCGTGGTGGTGGTGGACGACTCCATCGTCCGAGGCACCACGAGCCGCAAGATTGTGAAGATGCTCAAGGCGGCGGGAGCGACAGAGGTGCATCTGCGCATCTCTTCGCCGCCGACGAAGTGGCCCTGCTTCTACGGCATCGACACGCCGAGCCGGCAGGAGCTCATCGCCGCGAGCCACAGCACGGACGAAATCGCCCGCTACGTCACGGCGGACTCGCTGGGCTACATCTCCATCGAGGGCCTGGGCGAAGCGGTGGGAGACGCCGACCGAGGCAGCTTCTGCACGGCGTGTTTCTCGGGCCAGTACCTGCTGGGAGAGATGGCACCGGGAGCGCAGGAGCAGAGCAAGCTCATCGCCTGA
- a CDS encoding neutral/alkaline non-lysosomal ceramidase N-terminal domain-containing protein: MASSRRASWRSLFPLVLLTVGAAYALGSWNWCGTWEERAPVLLSQVKANGSLRAGAAKVALNPPFPVVVAGYAPPRAEAKEADPPLHARAVVLEVGGSRVGLVSLELLYVTDAVTARVRELARSSGLEDVLVLATHTHSSLGGYDARLVSQLVGTGRFREDSLEAIATAASSALQQATASLTDVTLELGETKKPQFVYARSGGSESDGTLRRLVLRGQTAPVAELLFFAAHPTMVPRQRTSVDPDYPGRLSSLRESEGSGVTMFLQGTVGNVSVEFSEGQGLERVSAFARALAAVVGEVKLSPLDSDVRLALVRTEVSMPRPDASRLVPSLTRAAGDNLLCGSSERVAEVDALVLGPLQLVTVPGEPTVDAGAELARRTGASGVLGLAGGYVGYVEAPALVRAERGESRRQYFGPSLLEQLGAAAELAARTAGFTR; the protein is encoded by the coding sequence ATGGCATCTTCGCGACGAGCCTCCTGGCGTTCCTTGTTTCCCCTGGTCCTGCTCACCGTGGGTGCCGCTTATGCATTGGGTTCCTGGAACTGGTGTGGCACTTGGGAAGAGCGCGCGCCCGTGTTGCTGTCGCAGGTGAAGGCGAACGGCTCCCTGCGCGCTGGCGCCGCGAAGGTCGCGCTGAATCCTCCGTTCCCCGTGGTGGTCGCGGGCTATGCGCCGCCGCGTGCCGAGGCGAAGGAAGCCGACCCTCCGCTTCATGCTCGCGCGGTGGTGCTGGAGGTCGGGGGCTCGCGCGTCGGGTTGGTGTCGCTGGAGTTGTTGTACGTCACCGACGCGGTGACGGCGCGGGTGCGTGAGCTCGCTCGCTCCTCGGGGCTCGAGGATGTGCTGGTGTTGGCCACGCATACGCATTCCTCGCTCGGGGGCTATGACGCTCGGCTGGTGTCGCAGTTGGTGGGGACGGGGCGCTTTCGCGAGGACTCGCTGGAGGCCATCGCCACCGCCGCGAGCAGCGCGCTTCAGCAGGCCACCGCTTCGCTCACCGACGTGACGCTGGAGCTGGGGGAGACGAAGAAGCCCCAGTTCGTCTACGCGCGCAGCGGTGGCTCCGAGTCGGATGGCACGCTCAGGCGTCTGGTGCTGCGCGGACAGACGGCTCCCGTCGCGGAGCTGCTCTTCTTCGCCGCGCACCCGACGATGGTCCCCCGTCAACGCACCTCCGTGGACCCGGACTACCCCGGGCGGCTCAGCTCCCTGCGCGAGTCCGAGGGCAGCGGTGTGACGATGTTCCTGCAAGGCACCGTGGGCAATGTCTCGGTGGAGTTCTCCGAGGGGCAGGGGTTGGAGCGCGTGTCCGCGTTCGCGCGTGCGCTCGCGGCGGTCGTGGGTGAGGTGAAGCTGTCTCCGCTGGACTCCGACGTCCGGCTGGCGCTGGTGCGCACGGAGGTGTCGATGCCTCGGCCGGATGCATCGCGGTTGGTGCCTTCGCTGACGCGCGCGGCGGGCGACAACCTGCTGTGTGGTTCCTCGGAGCGCGTGGCCGAAGTGGACGCGCTGGTGCTGGGGCCCCTGCAACTGGTGACGGTGCCGGGCGAGCCCACCGTCGACGCGGGCGCGGAGCTGGCGCGGCGGACGGGCGCGTCGGGCGTGCTGGGCCTCGCGGGTGGATATGTGGGTTATGTGGAGGCACCCGCGCTGGTGCGCGCCGAGCGTGGGGAGTCCCGGCGGCAGTACTTCGGTCCCTCCCTGTTGGAGCAGCTGGGCGCGGCGGCGGAGCTGGCCGCGCGCACCGCGGGCTTCACGCGCTGA
- the yhbY gene encoding ribosome assembly RNA-binding protein YhbY, giving the protein MPLTGKQRRHLRALGHHLEPVVIVGQSGVTEGVIAAVEQALQDHELIKVKINEGPETRQEASARIAEGTGAEQAQLLGRTALYFKKRKEKSKFEKF; this is encoded by the coding sequence GTGCCGCTCACCGGGAAGCAACGCCGCCATCTGCGCGCGCTCGGACACCACCTGGAGCCGGTGGTCATCGTCGGTCAATCCGGCGTCACCGAGGGCGTCATCGCCGCCGTCGAGCAGGCGCTGCAGGACCACGAGCTCATCAAGGTCAAAATCAACGAAGGCCCGGAGACGCGCCAGGAAGCCTCCGCGCGCATCGCCGAGGGCACGGGCGCCGAGCAGGCCCAGTTGCTGGGCCGCACGGCGCTCTACTTCAAGAAGCGCAAGGAGAAGTCCAAGTTCGAGAAGTTCTGA